A stretch of the Pseudomonadota bacterium genome encodes the following:
- the fliN gene encoding flagellar motor switch protein FliN has product MADDLFDQVKQELEENNGKEAEGAAEKTAADMVDEISWDDVASDLDEQREMIKEEARPGKSGEPAMDSDNNKDGLLPALDEEQRRHLPDNINFILDIPLQLSVELGRTRMVINDLLQLGQGSVVELEKLAGEPLDILVNNKLVARGEVVVVNEKFGIRLTDIISPIERIEKLK; this is encoded by the coding sequence ATGGCCGATGACTTGTTTGATCAAGTGAAACAGGAGCTGGAAGAGAATAACGGCAAGGAAGCTGAAGGTGCAGCTGAGAAGACCGCTGCCGACATGGTAGATGAAATTTCCTGGGATGATGTGGCGTCGGATCTGGATGAACAGCGGGAGATGATCAAGGAAGAAGCCCGGCCGGGAAAATCCGGAGAGCCGGCAATGGATTCCGACAATAATAAGGATGGTCTGTTGCCAGCACTGGATGAGGAGCAGCGTCGGCATTTGCCGGATAATATCAACTTTATTCTTGACATTCCTTTGCAGTTATCGGTGGAGCTGGGTCGGACCAGAATGGTTATCAATGATTTACTGCAATTGGGTCAGGGCTCAGTTGTTGAACTGGAAAAACTGGCCGGAGAGCCACTGGATATCCTGGTTAATAATAAACTGGTGGCTCGTGGTGAGGTGGTGGTGGTGAATGAAAAATTTGGTATCCGTCTAACGGATATTATCAGTCCTATTGAAAGGATTGAGAAGTTAAAGTGA